From Vitis vinifera cultivar Pinot Noir 40024 chromosome 3, ASM3070453v1, the proteins below share one genomic window:
- the LOC100249727 gene encoding probable beta-D-xylosidase 5: protein MKKNQLILLPIFLSLPLLAISQPTHRYACDRTDPNSSQFPFCNTSLPYQDRASDLVSRLTLQEKAKQLINSATGISRLGVPDYEWWSEALHGVSNSGIGVHFHDPIPAVTIFPAVILSAASFNESLWYTMGQVVSTEGRAMYNVGQAGLTYWSPNVNIFRDPRWGRGQETPGEDPLVVSRYAVNYVRGLQEVGKEGNFAADRLKVSSCCKHYTAYDVDKWKGVDRFHFDAKVTLQDLEDTYQPPFKSCVEEGHVSSVMCSYNRVNGVPTCANPELLKGVIRDQWGLDGYIVSDCDSIMVYHERMNYTETPEDAVALALKAGLNLNCGSYLGDYTKNAVNLGKVKESIVNQALIYNYIVLMRLGFFDGDPTMLPFGKMGPSDVCTVDHQLLALDAAKQGIVLLHNNGALPLSPNTTKTLAVIGPNADATNTMLSNYAGVPCRYTSPLQGLQKYVSAVSYEKGCANVSCSEETLIEGAASIASMADATVVVVGLDLFIEAEDLDRVNLTLPGFQEKLVMEAAKAANGTVILVVMSAGPVDISFVKNVSKIGGILWVGYPGQAGGDAISQVIFGDYNPGGRSPFTWYPQEYVDQVPMTDMNMRPNATSNFPGRTYRFYTGKSLYQFGHGLSYSTFYKFIKSAPTTVLVHLLPQMDMPNIFSSNYPTMPNPNTNGQAIDISAIDCRNLSNIDIVIGVKNAGEIDGTHVVLAFWKPPRSGVRGAPGVELVGFERVEVKRGKTEMVGMRLDVCGKISNVDEEGKRKLVMGMHTLVVGSSSEQQARHHVNFRLAKSEPHMM, encoded by the exons aTGAAGAAGAACCAACTAATTCTGTTGCCCATTTTCCTGTCACTGCCGCTCCTAGCAATCTCACAACCTACTCACCGATACGCATGCGATAGAACCGATCCCAACTCGAGCCAATTTCCATTCTGTAACACCTCCTTACCTTACCAGGACCGAGCCAGCGACCTAGTGTCGCGCCTCACCCTCCAAGAGAAGGCGAAGCAACTAATAAACAGTGCCACAGGTATTTCTAGGCTTGGTGTGCCCGATTACGAATGGTGGTCTGAAGCACTTCATGGGGTCTCAAACAGTGGGATTGGGGTGCATTTTCATGATCCCATCCCTGCTGTGACTATTTTTCCAGCAGTGATTCTCTCGGCTGCTAGTTTCAATGAGTCATTGTGGTACACGATGGGGCAGGTTGTGTCCACTGAAGGTAGAGCCATGTACAATGTAGGTCAAGCTGGGCTGACATATTGGAGTCCTAATGTTAACATTTTTCGTGACCCCAGATGGGGAAGGGGCCAGGAGACTCCAGGTGAGGACCCCCTGGTTGTTTCACGGTATGCTGTAAACTATGTCCGGGGTTTACAAGAAGTAGGTAAGGAGGGAAACTTTGCTGCTGATCGCCTCAAGGTTTCAAGCTGCTGTAAACACTACACTGCCTATGATGTTGATAAGTGGAAAGGGGTTGATCGATTTCATTTTGACGcaaag GTGACATTGCAGGACCTAGAAGATACATATCAGCCACCATTCAAGAGCTGTGTAGAGGAGGGGCACGTAAGCAGTGTAATGTGTTCATACAATAGAGTAAATGGAGTTCCCACCTGCGCCAACCCAGAACTGCTCAAAGGGGTGATCAGAGACCAATGGGGTCTAGATGG ATACATTGTTTCTGATTGTGACTCCATAATGGTATATCACGAGAGGATGAATTACACAGAAACACCAGAAGATGCGGTGGCTCTTGCCTTGAAAGCGG GTTTAAACTTGAATTGTGGATCTTATCTTGGTGACTATACTAAGAATGCAGTTAACTTGGGAAAGGTAAAAGAATCTATTGTCAACCAGGCCTTGATATACAACTACATAGTCCTTATGAGGCTtggcttctttgatggggaCCCAACAATGCTCCCATTTGGGAAAATGGGGCCATCCGACGTGTGCACCGTTGATCATCAACTGTTGGCTCTGGATGCTGCAAAGCAGGGAATAGTCTTGCTGCATAACAATGGAGCCCTTCCATTGTCCCCAAATACCACCAAGACATTAGCTGTTATAGGACCTAATGCTGATGCAACCAATACCATGTTAAGCAACTATGCTGGTGTACCATGTCGATACACTAGTCCTTTACAAGGACTGCAGAAATATGTGTCAGCTGTGAGTTATGAGAAAGGGTGTGCCAATGTGAGCTGCAGTGAAGAAACCCTGATTGAGGGGGCAGCCAGCATTGCATCCATGGCTGATGCCACTGTGGTGGTTGTGGGCCTTGATCTATTCATTGAGGCAGAAGACCTTGACAGAGTGAACTTGACCTTACCTGGGTTTCAAGAGAAGCTTGTGATGGAAGCGGCTAAGGCAGCAAACGGGACAGTGATTCTTGTTGTTATGTCAGCTGGCCCTGTTGACATTTCCTTTGTGAAGAATGTGAGCAAGATTGGGGGGATCCTATGGGTCGGGTACCCAGGTCAAGCAGGAGGTGATGCCATATCTCAAGTCATATTTGGAGACTACAATCCAg GTGGAAGGTCCCCATTTACATGGTACCCTCAAGAGTATGTGGATCAAGTTCCAATGACTGATATGAACATGAGACCTAATGCCACTTCAAACTTCCCAGGAAGAACCTACCGCTTCTATACAGGGAAATCGTTATACCAGTTCGGGCATGGCCTAAGCTACTCAACATTTTACAAGTTCATAAAATCAGCCCCCACCACCGTTCTAGTCCATTTACTGCCCCAGATGGACATGCCTAACATTTTCTCTTCCAATTACCCCACAATGCCAAACCCCAATACTAATGGCCAAGCCATTGATATCTCAGCCATAGACTGCAGGAACTTGAGCAATATTGATATAGTGATTGGAGTGAAGAATGCGGGCGAAATTGATGGTACGCATGTTGTGCTAGCGTTTTGGAAGCCACCAAGGTCAGGAGTGAGGGGGGCACCAGGAGTGGAGCTGGTGGGGTTTGAGAGAGTGGAGGTGAAGAGAGGGAAGACAGAGATGGTGGGAATGAGGTTGGATGTGTGTGGAAAAATAAGTAATGTGGATGAAGAAGGGAAGAGGAAGTTGGTGATGGGGATGCATACACTTGTGGTTGGTTCTTCAAGTGAGCAACAAGCGAGGCACCATGTCAACTTTAGGCTTGCTAAAAGTGAGCCCCATATGATGTAA
- the LOC109122311 gene encoding EPIDERMAL PATTERNING FACTOR-like protein 4, translating into MELQVKPTLIITFFLTILIHSRLVHPRNLAGSPSPAVPVNGEPIGMEKNLFERGSEKARRGSFPARCHSKCNQCMPCMPVEVTVRVEEQEENEYYPQVWRCMCHDTMFSP; encoded by the exons ATGGAGCTTCAAGTAAAGCCCACCCTCATTATCACTTTCTTCCTCACCATCCTCATTCATTCACGCCTGGTCCACCCCCGCAACCTAGCAGGCTCCCCATCACCTGCAGTACCG GTCAATGGCGAGCCAATCGGCATGGAGAAAAACCTGTTTGAACGAGGAAGTGAAAAGGCAAGGCGGGGATCGTTTCCGGCTCGTTGCCACTCAAAGTGCAACCAATGCATGCCCTGCATGCCAGTTGAAGTGACAGTCCGGGTAGAAGAGCAGGAAGAGAATGAGTACTATCCCCAAGTGTGGAGATGTATGTGCCATGACACAATGTTCTCACCCTAG
- the LOC100266897 gene encoding uncharacterized protein LOC100266897, which produces MDKALDSLSHKRGSVREEALCSIITDSTAKVQVQFAEKNFVTLVYRSLALLKKGSPKEVSLATQAIALFAITLGPGGNTHEIYKDSLPPLSQVLESGSESSKISSILDCLAIVTFVGAKDFEETEKSMQIIWKLIQPVALNVNARKHSPAILAAAISAWSFILTTVDGWRLNYKYCRGAISYLSDLIEYDDESVRIAALEALALIFESGCFNSLSTEAKCSSSCLIHEGNTSTNGYSPIQEMKDNILHRVRRLSLKDEVDKDRMSDWLKVFEDGCCPKTLVINWQNMLKSFAWYRLLQIKFMKRILGSGFNKHMQENEFLHELFEIVTPKREDVSGYGCQLYELDSKEVIAEYYEPELRKNNKSSIQRMFMSPNSFHNKAMTQLLNKRRMLSQKRRNGHYVVDDEC; this is translated from the exons ATGGATAAAGCTTTAGACAGCTTATCTCATAAAAG GGGATCGGTAAGGGAGGAGGCACTGTGTTCAATAATCACAGATTCTACTGCCAAAGTGCAAGTTCAGTTTGCAGAAAAGAA CTTTGTTACTTTGGTGTATCGAAGCCTAGCTTTACTAAAGAAGGGGTCTCCCAAAGAAGTTTCTTTAGCTACTCAGGCCATTG CTTTGTTTGCCATCACCTTGGGTCCTGGGGGTAATACACATGAAATATATAAAGATTCACTTCCTCCACTTTCACAGGTTCTCGAATCTGGTTCTGAATCATCCAAGATATCATCT ATATTAGATTGTTTGGCTATTGTCACTTTTGTTGGTGCAAAGGATTTTGAGGAGACTGAAAAAAGTATGCAAATTATATGGAAACTCATTCAGCCGGTAGCCTTGAAT GTCAATGCAAGAAAACATTCACCAGCCATTCTAGCTGCTGCAATTTCTGCATGGTCATTCATTCTGACAACAGTGGATGGATGGAGGCTTAATTACAAGTATTGCCGAGg GGCTATTTCTTATTTGTCAGATCTAATAGAGTATGATGATGAATCCGTCCGTATTGCTGCCCTCGAAGCACTGGCTTTGATATTCGAATCAGGTTGTTTTAATAGCTTGTCAACTGAAGCTAAATGTTCTAGTAGTTGCTTGATTCATGAAGGGAATACTTCCACAAATGGATATTCACCTATACAAGAAATGAAAGACAACATCCTACATCGAGTGAGGAGACTTTCTTTAAAAGACGAAGTTGACAAAGATCGCATGAGTGATTGGTTAAAAGTTTTTGAG GATGGTTGCTGTCCCAAAACCTTGGTGATAAATTGGCAAAATATGCTCAAATCATTTGCATGGTATCGACTGCTACAG ATTAAGTTTATGAAGCGTATTCTTGGGAGTGGATTTAACAAACACATGCAG GAAAATGAGTTCCTCCATGAACTCTTTGAGATTGTTACACCAAAAAGAGAGGATGTTTCAGGCTATGGGTGTCAACTGTATGAACTTGATAGTAAAGAG GTCATTGCTGAGTACTACGAACCTGAACTAAGAAAGAACAACAAAAGCAGCATTCAG AGAATGTTCATGTCACCCAACTCCTTCCACAACAAGGCAATGACTCAGCTACTGAACAAGCGGCGCATGTTATCACAG AAAAGGCGCAATGGTCACTATGTAGTTGATGATGAATGTTGA